The following coding sequences are from one Rutidosis leptorrhynchoides isolate AG116_Rl617_1_P2 chromosome 11, CSIRO_AGI_Rlap_v1, whole genome shotgun sequence window:
- the LOC139875541 gene encoding uncharacterized protein, with the protein MGFPAPFLIPCNVNGSEVLTSSVDSGASINFMPYSVYKRLGLGDLSHTTMGVKLIDQSINSSMGIAEDLIVKVGDMEFPIDFVIVDIKEDPVVPIVLGRPFWATSGSFFDIRTRKLTLQDKGKCMSIKTKRVINAIDHTTSCR; encoded by the coding sequence ATGGGTTTTCCCGCACCTTTCCTTATCCCATGCAATGTAAATGGTTCGGAGGTGCTCACATCTTCAGTCGATTCGGGAGCAAGTATCAACTTCATGCCCTACTCTGTTTACAAAAGGTTAGGCCTAGGTGATCTTTCACATACTACAATGGGAGTTAAATTAATTGATCAATCAATTAACTCTAGTATGGGGATCGCCGAAGACTTAATTGTTAAGGTGGGGGACATGGAATTTCCCATTGACTTTGTTATTGTTGATATAAAGGAAGACCCGGTTGTGCCCATTGTTTTGGGAAGGCCATTTTGGGCAACCTCGGGCTCCTTCTTTGACATTAGAACCAGGAAATTGACTCTTCAGGATAAAGGGAAATGCATGAGCATAAAAACCAAACGTGTTATCAATGCCATTGACCACACCACAAGTTGTCGCTAG